The Silene latifolia isolate original U9 population chromosome Y, ASM4854445v1, whole genome shotgun sequence sequence GATGTGGTGCTCGGTTCTAGATGGTGGCTGATATGCGGGAGTCTTGAGTTCGCCGAAATCGAGTTCGGTTTATAGAGAATTGAGACATGGTACCTCGATTAACGAGGGAGAAGTGTGTTGGTGGTCGTCGCGGTGGATCTGTTTTGTGATGGGCGACGATGGTGACGAGTTTAGTGGTGACATGGGGTGGGTCGAAGTCGAAATGTTGATGATAAATGACGAGAACCCCGTTTGGATGCAACATTTTTTTGTACCAGTAGCATATAATACTGCAGAAATGCATTTTGTGGTCAAAGATGATGATGTCGTAGGTTCTCAAATCATAGGTGTTGTAGGTATCCCGGCAGAGCAAATATTGTCTGGTGTAATAATCGAGGGGACCTTTCCAATTGTGAAACCTAGTGGTAGTAATTGGGAGAATGGAGCTACACTGAGTGTTTCCATCCAATATACTCCGGTAGAGAGAATGAACATGTACTACTTGGGTGTAGGACCTGGTCCTGATTATTTTGGGGTTCCAAAGACATATTTCCCTCTCAGGTATGGAAATAGGCTTACGCTTTACCAAGATGCCCATGTTGAAGATGGTATGCTTCCGGATTTCAGACTCGAGAATGGTATGCATTATGTGCACGGAAGATGTTGGCATGACATATTCAATTCTATTTTTGTTGCTCGTCGATTGGTGTATGTTAAAAATACCAGAAGAATAATAACacaataacacatggtaaaaaagagtaaaaaattcAAAGGtagttaaaaaaaatcaaagtgacaatttaataacatcataataataatgttaGAATAACAAAGTTGAATAAAAAGACAATAACAtgggtaaaaaaagaaaaaaaaatcaaagttacagcagaataacatcacaataacagcggaataacaataacagcacaataaaatcaaagtcgtaaaaaaaatcaaagtaacagcagaataacatcacaataacagcggaataacaataacagcacaataacatgtggtaaaaaaaagagagaaaaaaaattaaagtcgtaaaaaaaatccaggtaaaaaaaagcacaataatagcataataacacgaggtaaaaaaataagagtaaaaaaattttcaagtaaaaaaaaatccggtacaaaaagaaaaagaaaaaaaggtaacatattgagtaaattaaagaaaaacataagagaaaacaaaaatcaaagtggtaaaaaaaaagcataataacccgaggtaaaaaaaagagaaaaaaaagttaaagtaaaaaaaaaaaaagtaacattagaaaaaggagaaaataagtaaatgacaatggttttatatgacatgtaagatttgatcttggtCACTCATCtttaatataatctagtggctgagattcccccaactcacaactcaccataagaaccaaaatcaccaaatccaatctctctctctctctctctctctctctatatatatatatatatatatatatatatatatatatatatatatatatatatatatatatatatatatatatatatatatgcaagatccggtgagtttgacACTTTTCGTGAGTTTCCCCCGCATATATAAGTAAATGAGTTGACAAAACCCAATTATCAAAAATTGAGCCGTCATAATTTTCCCAgcctcttttctctctttctccCCTTTTTCTCTCTACCGATCAAACACTGTTTCATCAAAATACCACGCGAAATTTTTCATCAGTTCTTCAAATTTGATCTACAAATTTGATCAACAAATTCATCAGTTCTTCAAAATTTGATCAACAATTCATTcattattttgattttttcaattaaaactatcaatttgttcatcaattTTTCAAAATTAGATCAAcaattctccgaaaaccctaattcttcaaatTTGATCAAGGTATTGATATTTACGCGATTTCGATTTAATAATCGAATAATTTGTAattgaatcaaataacaaattcttACTTGATTTACGTGTTTTTTCCATAAAATTCAAACTTCAACGATCTTTGAATTGACGATCAAACGCTTACTCGCTTGATAATATTCTTTGATAATCAAACAACGATGAATTCGGTGTAAATTTGTGACATAATGCTTGATATAATAACtattgttattaggttgataaGTTTTTTTGTAAAAATTACTGATTGCATGAAGATTGTTTTCATATTGTTACTCATTTTGtcattataataacaataacaactacATAATATAACAGTAATTGCATGTAGGTTTTCATTCATGATATCATTCAATATCTAGTATTTGAATAATCGGATTACAATAGTACAATAAGCGCGCTTACAAAGATTAAAATAGCTttgatattacattaaaataactgtgtgtgcattgtggtggactaggctaccaatttcactaaaaccctcccctctttgatagaataattgcatttgtataatacaataagtGAATTACAACGTTAAAATAATCTCAGAAAGTAGAttgtttttttcataataaatactattttataggatctgacaaaaaaaactttacaataactactctttactaatgaaataactttaatactacattaaaataactgtgtgtgtattgtggtggactaggctaccaatttcactaaaacactcccctctctgatagaataattgcatttgtataatacaataactgaattaCAACGTTAAAATAACTGCTTAtgtagattttttttttcataataaatactattttataggatctgacaaaaaaatccttacaataactactctttaataatgaaataactttaatactacattaaaataactgtgtgtgtattgtggtggactaggctaccaatttcactaaaacACTCCCCTCTCTGATAAAATAATTGCATTtatataatacaataactgcattataacgttaaaataactgCTGCTGCAGAGgttgtattgttttgttttgtatagAATCTAAGATATTGAAATTAATAATACCATAACAGTTCTCCTGTTTTAATGTTTCCAGGCATTGAAATTAATACTACCAATGCAACAACTTTTTCTACACCTACTGTTGCGTCTGAAACAGGAGAAAATACTATCCATAATCTGGGATTGAGATATACTCCAGGTGGCAGTGAGGAGTGGAATAGGATGGTAGAAAATGGTTTCAAACCTGCTCTGGGTTAATGTTTGTAAAGCTGGAGGAGGCAATAGAGTTTTACAATTTATATGATGTGGCTTGTGGTTTCATACCAAGAAAGTACACACAAACAAGATTCCGTGATGGTTTGATAGACAAAAAATCAATGGTCTGCAACAGACATGGATTCAAAGAGGATCGCAAAAAActcaaacctgttgttgaatttgaaaacacagaagagaaaaagaagaggaaaagatctgaagagccaaagaaaacaaaaataacaagatttGGTTGCAAGGCAAAAATACGGTTTTGTGTTGTATTCAATGACCTTAAGGAGCTAATAGAGTATGCTATTGATACGTTTTATGAAGGTCATAATCACGAGACTACTCTCGCTCACTCAAAGAACGAGAATTTAAAAACGTAAGAACACTTAACCTTTACATGAAGCAGACAATTGTTAACAATCGTAAACTCAACATCGGGGCTACCAAGACATTTAGAATTATGGCGGAACAATCAAATGGGTATGCAAACATTGGTGCATCTCTCACAGAATTCAAGAACTTCaaaagaaatattaaatgttatatagGTGACAAGGATGCTGACATGATTCTCGATTATTTAAAGGCGCTTTCTGAATCACAAGATGGCTTTTACTATGCTTATCAAGTTGATGAGGATAATTGTTTGGCTAAAATCTTTTGGGAAGATGCACAAGCAAGAATGAATTATTCCTTGTTTGGGGACACCATCACCTTTGATCCTACTTACGGTACTAGCAAGTACCACATGGCCTTCACCCCATTCACTGGTGTTGACAACCACAAAAAATCAGTGACTTTTGCTGCTGCACTTATCGATCATGAGAACGATGGGTCATTCATTTGGGTGTTTAAGAAGTTCCTTGATTGTATGGGCAACCAGGAACCTCAGTTCATTCTTACTGATCAAGATCCGGCAATTAAACTCGGGGTGCGTTCTGTATTCAAGAAAGCAAGACATCGctactgcatgtggcatataatgaaaaaaCTTACCGATAAAGTTGAGTCACAGATTTGTAAGGAGACTGACTTTGTTGAGCGGATATGCGGAGTTGTTTGGGATACTGACTTGGAACCCATTGagtttgaagaaaaatggactCGAGTGATTAATGACTTTGAGTTGAATGATAATACTTGGTTGACATACATGTATGGCGAAAGGCACAAATGGATACCTGCTTACTTTTGGGTTTTGCCTTTAGGTTGCCTTTTGAAGACtacacaaagatcagagagtcAAAAGATTTGAGAGCATAGATGGCACACTTGTAGAATTTTGGTTGCGTTTTCAGAGTGCAATGGAACAACAACGCTATAATCACAGATTTCTTGATGCTGCAAGTGACAGCACATTGCCACAGGTTTCTTCTAAGACAATGATTGAAAAACATGCctctaaaatctacacacatactGTTTTCTATGAGTTCCAAGAGCAAGTGCAAATGGCTCCCTGTTCGTGTGCCGTTAGGAGGTTTTCTGAGCAAGGAAACATGCACATTATAAATGTTGAAGATGCCTACAGGAAGCATAGAATATTTCAGGTTATTCAATTTTATAAACATAATTGTCTTTTTACTTTAACATACAATAACTGTGATAAAAGAATACAATAACCGTGTTTTACCATTAAaaaaatcatgtgaaaactatacaataatcacaattatgctttacaatgattgatgttgagtttatttgcaattgttttgatttttttccataaatatattaatttggtAATGCTTTACAGTACTTGATAATGCTTTacacttgccaatttgttacaataatcaaggatatgctttaaaataatttgggaagagctttacaataatcagatacatgagagctttaaaataatcagaggtatgctttaaaataattgggcaaacgctttacaataatcagctacatgaaagctttaaaataattgcatttgatcatttgaataacttaataatcatgtgaaaactactttttaacattatattaaacataaaaaaacTGAAGGACTTCTACCTTGGTGTTAATTGCTAGTCTGCATAAAATAATTCATGTTGAACTATATAATAACTATGTTTGCCTTTTAAAATAACTACACTGTAATGCAGGTTGATCACAATAACGAATCAAAGGAAACAACATGTGCGTGCAAGATGTTTGAGAGGAAATGAATCCTTTGTAAACACATTATATGGATTATATCAGGAAAAGGACTGCAAAGCATACCGGAGCAGTACATCGAAACCAGATGGACgaagaaatcatatagaaagcctTTGTATGAACTGGATGGAAAGTTATTGCAAGACTACGATCCCACTGATTTGAGAAAATTGGAATTATCAAGGGTATGGTCAGAGTTTTATGCAACAATAAGTGTTCTTAACTCGATgcctgaaaatcaaatcaaggagTTAAGTTTTATGCTTTTACAATTCCGAGAGAAAATAAATCCAACCAAAGAGAGCTTGACAAAGGATCAAGAACTGGAAATGCTCTTAGGTTGTTCAGCAAAATCAAATATTACTGTTCTTCCACCAAAAATTGCAAAAAACAAAGGAAGCGGCAAGAGATTGAAATCAAACAAGGATAAAGCAATTGAGAAGGCGAGCAAACCGAAGAGGCTATGTAATAACTGCAACAAATGGGACACCATGACAAGAGAAACTGTCCAAATCCGTTTATTGAGCATGCtttggaggaagaagatgaagagaaaaatgaaatggaggatgaagatgaagaagaagaagaatgaaaaatgcattacgctttaaaataatcaagatTACGTTTTAAAATAATCCATATTATGCTTTACAATAACCGCAAGTTTGCAAAATAATTGTGAGACTTTACAATAAGTGTGTTAGACTTTTACAATAATCAAAGTTATGCTTTACATTAATTGATGTTGAATTTttttgcaattgttctgattttgttcatttaataataccttgcgctattacaataatcatgtgaaaactatacaataatcacaattatgctttataataattgatgttgagtttatttgcaatcgttctgatttttttccataaatgtattaatttgataatgctttactgTAATTGATAAAGCTTTgcacttgccaatttgttacaataatcaaagatatgctttaaaataattggggaggagctttacaataatcggatacatgagagctttaaaataatcagaggtctgctttaaaataattgggcaaacgctttacaataatcagctacatgaaagctgatagaataattgcatttcaTCATTTGAATAACTGTCTAGAGATATTACAATAGCAGCTTAAATGCATTACAAAAACACTAACTTGTTCAGTCAATCAATAACAGCTACATCA is a genomic window containing:
- the LOC141630926 gene encoding protein FAR1-RELATED SEQUENCE 5-like; the encoded protein is MAEQSNGYANIGASLTEFKNFKRNIKCYIGDKDADMILDYLKALSESQDGFYYAYQVDEDNCLAKIFWEDAQARMNYSLFGDTITFDPTYGTSKYHMAFTPFTGVDNHKKSVTFAAALIDHENDGSFIWVFKKFLDCMGNQEPQFILTDQDPAIKLGVRSVFKKARHRYCMWHIMKKLTDKVESQICKETDFVERICGVVWDTDLEPIEFEEKWTRVINDFELNDNTWLTYMYGERHKWIPAYFWVLPLGCLLKTTQRSESQKI